ACCTTGGGGTTGGTGGAGGCCGGGGTGATCATGGTGATCTTTTCCTCGTTTAGCACTTCCGAGGCCGGGATGGTGGCGGAGGAGCAGTACTCGCCGACAACGCCCGCAACCTTCAGGTTGGCCAGCTTGTTGGCGGCGGCCACGGCCTGGCGGGGATCGCAGGCGCCGTCCTGGACCTCGACCTCGATGGCGTCGTATCCGGGAATGCCGCCTTCGGCCTTGATGACTTCCACGGCGGTCTTCACGCCCTTGACAATGTCGTTCCCGTCAGCGGCCGAGGAGCCGGAGATGGGGGCCAGCACGCCGATCTTGAGCGGGGCGGCCTGGGCCATGCCCACGCCCAGGGTGAGAGCCAGGGCTAGAAGCCAAATGATCCGTTTCGCCATGTCGTCCTCCTGATGGGTTGGTGTCAGTCTGCTATGTGTTTCTTGTTAAGAGCTTGCCTGAACGTGGAGCGCTGCCGGCACGTCCGTCAGTGGGACGTGCCAAGATAAGCTTCGATCACCCTCGGGTCCTTGCGGATGTCCGAGGGGGAACCCTCGGCGATCTTCTCCCCGTGCTCCAGCACCACGATGCGCGAGCACAGCCCCATGACCACCTTCATGTCGTGCTCCACCATGAGCACGTTCACCCCATGCTCAAGGATGCGTTCGATATCTTTCATCAGCGCGGCGGATTCGGTGGGATTTAGTCCTGCGGCCGGTTCGTCCAGCAGTATGGTCCGGGGCTCGCTGGCCAGGGCGCGCGAAATCTCCAGGCGGCGCTGCAGGCCGTAGGGCAGGTTGCGCGCCTCTTCGTCGGCCAGGTCCAGAAGTCCCATGAAGTCGAGCGCCCAGCGGGCCTTGTCGCGGATGCGGGCCTCTTCGGCCCGCTGCGAGGCCAGGCGAAGAACAGCTCCCACCACTCCGGCCTTGGTGCGCCCGTGCTGGGCGATCATGACGTTCTCAAGCGAGGTCATGTTCTGGAACAGGCGGATGTTCTGGAAGGTGCGGGCCAGGCCCATGCGCAGGATTTTGTGCGGGGGAACGCCCTGGATGGGCGTGTCGTCGTAGGCGGCCCGC
The DNA window shown above is from Desulfovibrio sp. and carries:
- a CDS encoding ABC transporter ATP-binding protein, yielding MAHLVFEDVSVQFGGLQALFEVSFELKPGEILGLIGPNGAGKTTVFNVITGVYQVSAGRAAYDDTPIQGVPPHKILRMGLARTFQNIRLFQNMTSLENVMIAQHGRTKAGVVGAVLRLASQRAEEARIRDKARWALDFMGLLDLADEEARNLPYGLQRRLEISRALASEPRTILLDEPAAGLNPTESAALMKDIERILEHGVNVLMVEHDMKVVMGLCSRIVVLEHGEKIAEGSPSDIRKDPRVIEAYLGTSH